One Nicotiana tomentosiformis chromosome 4, ASM39032v3, whole genome shotgun sequence genomic window carries:
- the LOC138909770 gene encoding uncharacterized protein, which translates to MGIVETSGVAFTTFQLSGATYQWWRVYEKGSRADAASLTWTQFTELFLREFIPQNLRDAWHVEFEQLHQGTMTISEYVVCFSDLSRHAPALVSTVRERVRRFIDGLN; encoded by the coding sequence atgggtattgtggagacgagcggggttgctttcactactttccagttgtcaggagcaacatatcagtggtggcgggtgtACGAGAAGGGTAGCcgagccgatgcagcttcacttacatggactcagtttacagagttgttcttgagagagtttatcCCTCAGAaccttagggatgcatggcacgtggagtttgagcagctgcaccagggtACTATGACAATATCGGAGTATGTTGTCTGCTTCAGCGacttgtccagacatgcacctgccttggtttctacagtcagagagcgagtccgacGATTCATCGATGGGCTCAACTAA